In Candidatus Liberimonas magnetica, one DNA window encodes the following:
- a CDS encoding PfkB family carbohydrate kinase, which translates to METKIISKIKNIHQLAKIIEGLKKKGKKIVQCHGVFDLVHLGHMRHFNEAKKQGDILVVTLTKDKYVKRGPGRPYFNEHLRAETLASLAVTDYVAILNSPTAIEAIKTIKPDVYVKGPDYKEKDKDVTGKIYEEEEAVKSVGGKLYITEDITFSSTKLLNSFIDVYPPRTVKYLNALSKRYSAEIVAEKIESLKKLDILVLGDAIIDQYHYCSALGKSSKEHLVVNKYHSDESFAGGALATANNAANICGSVDLLTVLGERDSFEGFIRSKLNSNINPMFFTRKETQTIIKRRFVSNDVGRKLFEICYMDDTSIPDDMENKVINHLAKTIKKYDLVIVADFGHGLLTKRIINYLCAKSRYLAINVQTNSANIGFNLVTKYPSADCVCIDEMEMRYATHDRFNDLKGHMKTIYNRLKCSHIITTRGSSGSMSYSDKEGFHETPAFAYKVVDPIGAGDAFFAYVAPCFASGFPQDMVSFIGNAVGSIATQIVCNREPVNKVDLLKFITRLLK; encoded by the coding sequence ATGGAAACAAAAATAATCAGCAAAATAAAAAACATTCATCAATTGGCTAAGATAATAGAAGGCCTTAAGAAGAAAGGCAAGAAAATAGTTCAATGCCATGGCGTGTTTGATTTGGTGCATCTGGGGCACATGAGGCATTTTAATGAAGCAAAAAAGCAGGGCGATATTCTGGTGGTTACCCTTACAAAAGATAAATATGTAAAAAGGGGGCCGGGAAGGCCGTATTTTAATGAACATTTAAGAGCGGAAACTCTTGCTTCTCTTGCAGTAACGGACTATGTTGCTATATTAAATTCTCCGACTGCGATTGAAGCCATTAAAACTATAAAACCCGACGTGTATGTAAAAGGTCCTGATTATAAAGAAAAAGACAAAGATGTTACCGGGAAAATCTACGAAGAAGAAGAAGCTGTAAAGTCAGTAGGCGGCAAGCTTTATATTACCGAAGATATAACTTTCAGCTCAACGAAATTACTAAACAGCTTTATAGATGTATACCCGCCAAGGACAGTTAAATATTTAAACGCGCTTAGTAAGAGGTATTCTGCCGAGATTGTTGCTGAGAAAATAGAATCTCTTAAAAAACTGGATATACTTGTTCTAGGAGATGCAATAATAGACCAATACCATTATTGCAGTGCGCTAGGAAAATCTTCAAAGGAACACCTTGTAGTTAACAAATACCATTCCGATGAGTCATTTGCGGGGGGAGCACTTGCAACTGCGAACAATGCCGCTAATATCTGCGGTAGTGTTGACCTTCTGACAGTTCTTGGAGAAAGAGATTCTTTTGAAGGGTTTATAAGAAGTAAATTGAACAGTAATATCAACCCTATGTTTTTTACGCGCAAAGAAACTCAAACTATAATAAAAAGAAGGTTCGTAAGCAATGATGTCGGCAGAAAGCTATTTGAAATATGCTACATGGATGATACAAGTATTCCTGATGATATGGAAAACAAGGTTATCAACCATTTGGCCAAGACCATAAAAAAGTATGATCTTGTAATAGTTGCAGATTTTGGGCATGGGTTGTTGACAAAGAGGATAATAAATTATCTTTGTGCCAAATCCAGGTATTTAGCTATAAATGTGCAAACAAATAGCGCTAATATCGGGTTTAACCTTGTGACAAAATATCCAAGCGCAGACTGCGTATGTATTGATGAGATGGAAATGCGTTATGCAACACATGACAGGTTTAACGACCTGAAAGGCCATATGAAAACCATCTATAACCGGCTTAAATGCAGTCATATTATAACTACACGGGGATCTTCCGGATCGATGAGTTATTCGGATAAGGAAGGATTTCATGAGACTCCGGCATTTGCGTACAAAGTTGTAGACCCGATTGGAGCCGGAGATGCTTTTTTTGCATATGTTGCCCCATGCTTTGCTTCAGGATTTCCTCAAGATATGGTGTCGTTTATTGGTAATGCTGTTGGTTCGATCGCTACCCAAATAGTTTGCAACAGGGAACCGGTAAATAAAGTTGACCTGTTAAAATTCATTACAAGGTTACTAAAATGA
- a CDS encoding SIS domain-containing protein codes for MIEKIKEYYKNLKLLIDKVIATDVNGKDIGFHEAVSMASELLIKQASSGNTVMIIGNGASASISSHISTDLWKNAGVKATAFNDASLLTCISNDYGYKYVFEKPIEMSARHGDVLFAISSSGKSENILRGVNMAKSKNCHIVTFSGFNADNPLRSLGEINFYIPAVEYGPVEVIHHAICHSIVDLIIKIKEGK; via the coding sequence ATGATTGAAAAAATCAAAGAGTATTACAAAAATTTGAAGTTATTGATTGACAAGGTGATTGCAACAGATGTAAATGGAAAAGATATCGGATTTCATGAAGCAGTCAGTATGGCTTCAGAATTGCTTATTAAACAAGCATCTTCGGGCAATACTGTGATGATAATCGGAAATGGTGCGAGCGCTTCAATTTCAAGCCATATATCAACTGACTTATGGAAAAACGCAGGAGTAAAAGCCACTGCTTTTAACGATGCCTCTCTTTTAACCTGCATAAGCAATGACTACGGGTATAAATATGTATTTGAAAAACCTATAGAAATGTCGGCAAGGCACGGAGATGTTCTGTTTGCAATAAGCAGTTCCGGTAAATCCGAGAATATTCTAAGAGGGGTTAATATGGCAAAATCCAAAAACTGCCATATAGTGACTTTTTCGGGTTTTAATGCAGACAATCCGCTTCGCAGCCTTGGGGAAATTAATTTCTATATACCTGCCGTAGAATATGGGCCTGTTGAGGTTATACACCATGCGATATGCCATTCTATAGTTGACCTTATAATCAAGATTAAGGAAGGGAAATAA
- a CDS encoding GDP-mannose 4,6-dehydratase gives MAEKIVIIGSNSFSGANFIDYLLEHDIEVIGISRSAEISDVFLPYKSNKKLNSYKFYKLDQNTQFDEIVKVINDFKPDYIVNFAAQGMVAESWQKPEHWFQTNTVSHIRLHDRLRTSAFIKKYVHVSTPEVYGTCEGLIKEHTCYNPSTPYAVSKAACDLSLMTFFKSYNFPVCFTRSANVFGSGQQLFRIIPRTILFFLIGKKLQLHGGGHSVRSFIHIRDVADGTLRVARKATPPEIFHFSTTRNISIRSAVELIAKMTGVSFEKNVEIVADRPGKDAAYLLDSSKAKDILGWKDRITLEQGIEETIKWVKDNLETLKKQNLNYIHKQ, from the coding sequence ATGGCTGAAAAAATAGTTATTATCGGAAGCAATTCGTTTTCCGGAGCAAATTTCATTGATTATCTGCTTGAACATGATATTGAAGTTATAGGAATAAGCCGTTCAGCCGAGATAAGTGATGTTTTCTTGCCATATAAAAGCAATAAGAAGCTTAATAGTTACAAATTTTATAAACTTGATCAAAATACCCAGTTTGATGAAATAGTAAAAGTAATAAATGATTTCAAGCCTGACTATATAGTAAATTTTGCAGCTCAAGGAATGGTGGCGGAAAGCTGGCAGAAGCCAGAACACTGGTTCCAGACAAATACAGTTTCTCACATAAGGCTCCATGACAGGTTAAGAACTTCGGCTTTTATTAAAAAATATGTTCATGTGTCTACGCCAGAAGTTTACGGAACTTGCGAAGGTTTAATCAAAGAACACACATGTTATAATCCAAGCACTCCATACGCGGTTTCTAAGGCTGCTTGTGACCTTAGCCTTATGACTTTCTTTAAAAGCTATAATTTTCCTGTTTGTTTTACAAGGTCTGCAAATGTTTTCGGTTCAGGCCAGCAGTTGTTTAGGATTATACCAAGAACTATACTTTTTTTCTTAATAGGAAAAAAATTACAGCTGCACGGCGGCGGGCATTCTGTACGTTCTTTTATACATATTCGCGATGTTGCCGACGGGACGCTGCGCGTTGCAAGAAAGGCAACTCCTCCAGAGATATTCCATTTTTCTACAACAAGAAACATAAGCATAAGGTCCGCCGTTGAGTTAATCGCAAAAATGACTGGAGTTTCTTTTGAAAAAAATGTTGAAATAGTGGCGGACAGGCCCGGAAAAGATGCAGCATATCTACTTGATAGTTCCAAAGCGAAAGATATTCTTGGATGGAAGGACAGGATTACCCTTGAGCAGGGAATAGAAGAAACGATTAAATGGGTGAAAGATAACCTGGAAACACTAAAAAAACAAAATCTGAATTATATACATAAACAATAG
- a CDS encoding SDR family oxidoreductase produces MNILLTGGCGYVGTLLTKALLDESHKVTVVDIMWFGNYLAEHKNLTVIKEDIRNTDKIPMDGMEVILHLANIANDPCGELNSKLAWEVNALATMTLAEKAIKIGVKHFIQASSGSVYGVKDEPQVTEELSLVPISDYNKTKMISERVLISYMDKIPISIIRPATICGYSPRMRLDLSVNMLTVQALANKKITVFGGNQTRPNMHIKDMIAVYLHFIKLGKKGTGIFNAGFENITILDIAKLVTKHVPAEIIVSESNDPRSYRLNSDKLLKTGFKPKFSVEDGIKDVIEAYKEGKIKNDDNCYNIKTMKKLSHLN; encoded by the coding sequence ATGAATATTTTGCTAACCGGCGGATGCGGGTATGTTGGAACTTTGCTTACAAAAGCACTTTTAGACGAAAGCCATAAAGTAACTGTAGTTGACATTATGTGGTTTGGTAATTATCTTGCTGAACACAAAAATCTTACTGTTATCAAGGAAGATATTCGCAATACGGATAAAATACCTATGGACGGCATGGAAGTGATACTGCATCTTGCCAATATAGCCAATGACCCGTGCGGTGAACTTAATTCAAAGCTTGCATGGGAAGTAAACGCCCTGGCAACTATGACTCTGGCGGAAAAAGCGATAAAAATCGGAGTAAAACATTTTATACAAGCCAGCTCTGGCAGCGTTTACGGGGTCAAAGACGAACCGCAGGTTACGGAAGAGCTTTCGCTCGTGCCTATTTCTGATTACAACAAAACAAAGATGATAAGTGAAAGAGTCCTGATAAGCTATATGGATAAGATACCGATAAGCATTATCCGGCCTGCAACTATCTGCGGTTACTCGCCAAGAATGAGGCTGGATTTATCGGTAAACATGCTTACGGTACAGGCTCTTGCCAATAAGAAAATAACGGTTTTTGGCGGCAATCAGACTCGGCCAAACATGCATATAAAAGATATGATAGCTGTGTATCTGCACTTTATTAAACTTGGTAAAAAGGGAACGGGCATATTTAACGCAGGTTTTGAGAATATAACTATCCTGGATATCGCTAAGCTCGTTACGAAACATGTCCCTGCGGAAATAATCGTAAGCGAATCGAACGACCCCAGGTCCTACAGGCTGAATTCGGATAAACTTCTTAAGACAGGATTTAAACCCAAATTTAGCGTTGAAGACGGCATAAAGGACGTAATAGAGGCTTACAAGGAAGGAAAAATCAAGAACGATGACAATTGTTACAATATAAAAACCATGAAGAAACTATCACACTTAAACTAA
- a CDS encoding class I SAM-dependent methyltransferase — translation MGKEIDLLVNYPKTKRNVKERGATKTEEDRAIARKFEKEFFDGDRKHGYGGFNYMPRFWQPVIPTFKDYWGLNSKSSVLDVGSGKGFMIHDLALLIPGITVKGIDISAYGVANTIEDMKPHVQVANAKKLPFKDKSFDVVISINTIHNLERKECGQALKEIERVSRNKSFITVDAYRNEDEKEAMFNWNLTAKTIMSVDEWIAFFKEVGYTGDYFWFIP, via the coding sequence ATGGGAAAAGAAATAGACCTGCTTGTAAATTATCCTAAAACAAAGAGGAATGTAAAAGAAAGAGGCGCAACAAAAACAGAAGAAGACCGCGCTATAGCAAGAAAGTTTGAAAAGGAGTTTTTTGACGGTGACAGGAAACACGGCTACGGAGGATTTAATTATATGCCTCGTTTCTGGCAGCCGGTTATACCTACATTCAAAGATTACTGGGGGCTTAATTCAAAGAGCTCTGTGCTTGACGTAGGAAGCGGAAAAGGTTTTATGATCCATGATTTGGCACTTCTTATTCCAGGGATTACCGTAAAAGGAATAGACATTTCTGCATATGGAGTAGCTAATACTATAGAAGATATGAAACCTCATGTTCAGGTAGCTAATGCAAAAAAACTGCCTTTTAAAGATAAATCGTTTGATGTAGTAATTTCAATTAATACAATTCACAACCTGGAACGCAAAGAATGCGGCCAGGCACTTAAAGAAATAGAACGTGTTTCAAGAAACAAAAGTTTCATTACAGTAGATGCCTACCGCAATGAGGATGAGAAAGAAGCGATGTTTAATTGGAATTTAACCGCAAAAACAATAATGAGCGTTGATGAATGGATAGCGTTCTTCAAAGAAGTGGGCTATACAGGAGACTATTTCTGGTTCATACCATAA
- a CDS encoding thiamine pyrophosphate-dependent dehydrogenase E1 component subunit alpha: MKEFISKNKTVAIELLYKMKNIRLVEETIARRYSEWKMRCPTHLCTGQESVAVAVGTALRKDDFVISTHRAHGHYLGKGGSLKRMIAEIYGKSTGCSKGKGGSMHLIDKSVNFMGSTAIVGGTIPVGVGLGLSITLKKTDQISCVFFGDGSIEEGVFYESVNFAVLKKLPVLFICENNFYSVYSPLKVRQPEGRKIYEMVAAMGCPSQCGNGNDVLEVYQKVNSVLEGIRQGNGPFFFEFDTYRWREHCGHNFDNDLGYRTQEEYLSWKEKDPVCAWETILLEAGVISTKDIEEMENKINKEIANAFDFAEKSPFPDTKEVCTEIYSE, from the coding sequence ATGAAAGAATTTATATCAAAAAACAAAACAGTTGCTATTGAACTCTTATACAAAATGAAAAATATTCGCCTTGTTGAAGAAACAATAGCCAGGCGCTATTCTGAATGGAAAATGCGCTGCCCTACACATTTGTGTACCGGACAGGAATCAGTGGCTGTTGCTGTGGGAACGGCATTGAGAAAAGATGACTTTGTAATCAGTACACACAGGGCTCACGGGCATTACCTTGGAAAAGGCGGGAGTTTGAAGAGGATGATAGCTGAGATATATGGAAAATCTACCGGATGTTCGAAAGGCAAGGGCGGATCAATGCATCTGATCGATAAAAGTGTGAACTTTATGGGCAGCACCGCTATCGTTGGAGGCACTATCCCTGTCGGTGTCGGGCTCGGCCTTTCAATAACTCTAAAGAAAACAGACCAAATAAGCTGTGTATTCTTCGGTGATGGTTCGATCGAAGAAGGTGTATTCTATGAATCGGTCAACTTTGCAGTTCTTAAAAAACTGCCGGTTCTATTCATTTGCGAAAATAATTTTTACTCTGTTTACTCACCTCTTAAAGTACGACAGCCGGAAGGCAGGAAGATATATGAGATGGTAGCAGCCATGGGATGCCCCAGCCAGTGCGGTAACGGCAATGATGTGCTTGAAGTCTATCAAAAAGTAAATTCGGTTCTTGAAGGTATAAGGCAAGGAAATGGGCCCTTTTTCTTTGAGTTTGATACTTACAGGTGGAGAGAACATTGCGGACATAATTTTGACAATGACCTTGGTTACCGTACTCAGGAAGAATATCTATCGTGGAAAGAAAAAGACCCTGTATGCGCTTGGGAGACTATTTTGCTGGAAGCAGGTGTTATTTCTACTAAAGACATAGAAGAAATGGAAAATAAAATAAATAAAGAAATAGCAAATGCATTTGATTTTGCTGAAAAATCGCCTTTTCCGGATACAAAGGAAGTCTGCACGGAAATCTACTCGGAATAA
- a CDS encoding alpha-ketoacid dehydrogenase subunit beta, whose protein sequence is MTRKITYAQAINEAMVQAMEMDKSVICYGLGVDDPKGVFGTTLGLKEKFGSERVFDMPTSENAMTGVAIGASMNGIRPVMTHQRLDFFLLAMDQLVNNAAKWHYMFGGQTSVPITIRLLLGRGWGQGPTHSQNLQAWFAHIPGLKVVMPTTAADAKGLLLSSIFDNNPVIFIEHRWLHNLEGEVPEGDYRVPIGKAQKLRTGDDITIVSLSYMTIEALHAIEILGRNGISCDLIDLRSVNPIDWEMIYGSVRKTKKLLALDTAAESFSVASEVVARVSMECFNDLKCAPKRIALPDCPTPTSPALTKVFDKGAVDIVNMAGKMTGKNIDTGEISKHKTYPHDVPGDWFKGPF, encoded by the coding sequence ATGACAAGAAAAATAACATACGCACAAGCTATAAATGAAGCAATGGTTCAGGCTATGGAGATGGATAAATCAGTCATCTGTTACGGTCTGGGAGTTGATGACCCTAAAGGCGTATTCGGTACAACATTGGGTTTAAAAGAGAAATTCGGAAGCGAACGGGTTTTTGACATGCCGACTTCTGAAAATGCCATGACCGGAGTTGCCATAGGCGCTTCCATGAACGGCATAAGGCCTGTTATGACACATCAGCGCCTTGATTTTTTTCTCTTAGCCATGGACCAACTGGTTAATAATGCTGCCAAGTGGCATTATATGTTCGGAGGACAAACTTCAGTGCCTATTACTATCAGGCTTTTGCTTGGCAGAGGATGGGGGCAAGGTCCGACACATTCCCAGAACCTTCAGGCATGGTTCGCTCATATCCCAGGGCTTAAAGTTGTCATGCCTACAACTGCAGCCGATGCAAAAGGGCTTCTATTATCAAGCATATTTGACAATAATCCGGTTATATTCATTGAACATAGATGGCTTCATAATCTTGAGGGCGAAGTGCCTGAGGGTGATTATAGAGTACCTATAGGCAAAGCTCAAAAACTTCGGACAGGCGATGATATTACAATTGTATCTCTTTCCTATATGACCATAGAGGCCCTGCATGCCATAGAAATACTTGGTAGAAATGGGATTTCATGCGATTTAATAGACCTTCGTTCTGTAAATCCAATCGATTGGGAAATGATATACGGTTCCGTAAGGAAAACAAAAAAGCTTCTGGCTCTTGACACGGCTGCAGAGTCATTCTCAGTAGCAAGCGAGGTTGTTGCAAGAGTGAGTATGGAGTGTTTTAATGATCTTAAATGTGCTCCTAAACGCATAGCTCTGCCTGATTGCCCGACTCCCACAAGCCCTGCTTTGACAAAGGTTTTTGATAAGGGTGCCGTAGATATAGTAAATATGGCAGGAAAAATGACAGGAAAAAATATAGATACTGGCGAAATATCCAAACATAAAACCTATCCTCATGATGTCCCAGGTGACTGGTTTAAAGGTCCGTTTTAG
- a CDS encoding class I SAM-dependent methyltransferase, with product MGIARGMAKLLIKEAIRKPFTGLHTIALGRQGIHFSLGYFNKMAKETGFKPVITDMKDQPLLKSDNLSDKVFFKYLGCEKYVTLDVSNYEGVDYIFDLNKPEISADLKNKFDLIIDSGTLEHVFHLPNVLNNLYKMLKVNGRIIHTVPSSNHIDHGFYMFSPTFFLDYYSANKYEINSIKIAKHNPCEYYMPWKIYDYKPEYIATKSSGGLDNGAYIIICIATKTANSTGDVVPQQGSCLTSWNTSRGIAKSEQPVYLKNIKNILKKNYIVYALLASIFMYLRLLKGIFTPRGIGIKLSDKY from the coding sequence ATGGGAATAGCAAGAGGTATGGCTAAGTTATTGATAAAAGAAGCGATACGCAAACCTTTTACAGGTTTACATACCATTGCATTGGGCAGGCAGGGTATACATTTTTCTTTAGGCTATTTTAATAAGATGGCTAAAGAAACCGGGTTTAAGCCCGTTATTACGGATATGAAAGATCAACCGCTTCTAAAATCTGATAATTTGTCAGACAAAGTTTTCTTTAAATATCTTGGCTGCGAAAAATACGTGACTTTGGATGTTTCAAATTATGAAGGAGTAGACTATATCTTTGACTTAAATAAACCTGAAATATCCGCAGATCTAAAAAATAAATTTGATCTTATAATAGATTCTGGAACCTTGGAACACGTTTTCCACCTTCCCAATGTACTAAATAACCTATATAAAATGTTAAAAGTAAATGGCCGGATAATACATACGGTTCCGTCATCTAATCATATAGATCATGGTTTTTACATGTTTTCTCCAACATTCTTTTTGGATTATTATTCAGCTAATAAATATGAAATAAATTCAATTAAGATAGCCAAGCATAACCCTTGTGAATATTATATGCCGTGGAAAATTTATGATTATAAACCTGAATACATCGCTACAAAGTCATCAGGCGGGTTGGATAATGGAGCATATATAATAATCTGCATCGCTACCAAAACCGCAAACTCTACGGGAGACGTAGTGCCTCAGCAAGGTTCGTGTTTAACTAGTTGGAATACTAGCAGGGGTATAGCAAAAAGTGAGCAACCGGTATATTTAAAGAATATCAAGAATATTTTAAAGAAAAATTATATTGTTTACGCGCTATTAGCATCCATATTTATGTATTTAAGGTTATTAAAAGGTATTTTTACCCCTAGAGGAATAGGAATTAAATTATCCGATAAATATTAG
- a CDS encoding SDR family NAD(P)-dependent oxidoreductase: protein MTNKKTIFILSITSDIGTALAKEYVKNGYTVIGTYRSKNQLNELVSIKNIHLIYCDLSEIKSILKIEKECKRIDLKWDIFIACAGTEQPIGLFFDCDFDEWSNSIHVNAIEQLRILHSLFKYRNSKKISDIIFFAGGGANNAVPLYSAYTASKIMLTKMCELLDAENRDINIFIIGPGWVKTKIHNQTIMAGKKAGDNYKKAKAFMEKETGTKMNDIFNCIEWLIKQGKDVSGGRNVSVVHDHWKDINSKKLASELRRDKNMYKLRRFKNGWDKIL, encoded by the coding sequence ATGACTAATAAAAAGACAATCTTTATATTGTCAATTACAAGCGATATAGGGACAGCCTTGGCAAAAGAATATGTAAAAAATGGTTATACAGTTATCGGAACATATAGGTCGAAAAATCAATTAAATGAGCTTGTAAGCATAAAGAATATTCATTTGATATACTGTGATTTAAGTGAGATAAAAAGCATATTGAAAATTGAAAAAGAATGTAAAAGGATCGATTTAAAATGGGATATTTTTATAGCTTGCGCTGGCACAGAACAGCCTATAGGGCTGTTTTTTGATTGTGATTTTGATGAGTGGAGTAATTCTATCCATGTAAATGCAATTGAACAATTAAGGATTCTGCATTCTTTATTTAAATACAGAAATTCTAAAAAGATTTCTGATATAATATTTTTTGCCGGGGGAGGAGCGAATAACGCTGTTCCGCTCTATTCGGCATATACGGCATCAAAAATAATGCTCACAAAGATGTGCGAGCTTCTTGATGCTGAAAATAGAGATATAAATATTTTCATTATCGGGCCAGGATGGGTAAAAACAAAGATCCACAATCAAACTATTATGGCGGGTAAAAAAGCAGGGGATAACTATAAAAAGGCAAAAGCATTTATGGAAAAAGAAACAGGAACAAAAATGAATGATATTTTTAATTGTATAGAATGGCTTATAAAACAAGGCAAAGATGTATCCGGAGGCAGAAATGTCTCCGTTGTCCATGACCACTGGAAAGATATAAATTCTAAAAAATTGGCAAGCGAGCTTCGCAGGGACAAGAATATGTATAAACTAAGAAGATTCAAGAATGGATGGGACAAAATATTATGA
- a CDS encoding thiamine pyrophosphate-binding protein, translated as MKLSDYVIEFLTKQGIKHVFVITGGAAAHLIDSAAKNRKIDYICTQHEQAAAMAADAYSRVSGNLGAAIATSGPGATNLITGICCAYYDSIPVMYITGQVATFRLKKYLKVRQLGFQETDVVAMCKSITKYAVLVDDPKKIRYELEKAAYLAKSGRPGPVLIDIPDNIQRENIEPAQLKSYRPDRKENKDKNAQLTKQVAMVMKLISQAERPVVVLGAGIKFAGAQNLAKELTGILKIPIVLTWATMDMFPYDQPLLVGGFGLNGPRYGNFTVQNSDLILSIGSRLDTHATGSPISTFARKAKKIIVDIDPAELIKFSKHGMKVDIEINADAKDFLAAMLRKQKSIKTKDLSEWLKKIKEWRHAYKACPPDYYKQKEMVNPYVFLDILSKESSNGDIIIADTGNNVAQVFQGYKVKNNQMIFSAFNNTPMGYSLPASIGAYFANKKKNNIICITGDGGIQMNIQELATIAKHNIPIKIFVFNNQGYGMIKQTQQDWLEARYEASCVTKGVAIPNFIDIAKAYGLRTVLINNHMQMRKKVKEALNFKTAVLCDLRLKPDQKNIPMLKFGRPIEDQSPLLCREEFMKNMIIKPLDASLE; from the coding sequence ATGAAACTATCTGATTATGTAATTGAGTTTTTAACAAAACAAGGCATTAAACATGTTTTTGTCATAACCGGCGGCGCCGCAGCTCACTTGATAGATTCAGCGGCAAAAAACCGAAAAATCGATTACATTTGCACTCAACACGAACAGGCTGCAGCAATGGCGGCTGATGCATATTCAAGGGTATCGGGAAATCTCGGTGCAGCTATAGCAACGTCAGGACCCGGAGCCACTAACCTTATAACCGGTATTTGCTGTGCGTATTATGATTCTATACCTGTTATGTATATTACTGGACAGGTAGCGACATTTAGATTAAAGAAATATCTTAAAGTGAGGCAACTGGGTTTTCAGGAAACAGATGTAGTTGCTATGTGCAAGTCTATAACAAAATATGCTGTCTTAGTTGATGACCCTAAAAAAATTCGTTATGAACTGGAAAAAGCGGCTTATTTGGCAAAGTCAGGAAGGCCGGGCCCTGTTTTGATAGATATACCCGATAATATCCAAAGGGAAAATATAGAACCTGCACAACTAAAATCATATAGGCCTGATAGAAAAGAAAATAAAGATAAGAATGCTCAATTAACAAAACAGGTAGCTATGGTTATGAAACTTATCAGCCAAGCAGAGCGCCCTGTTGTTGTGCTCGGGGCAGGTATTAAATTTGCAGGTGCGCAAAATCTTGCAAAAGAACTTACCGGCATACTAAAAATCCCGATAGTCTTAACCTGGGCAACTATGGACATGTTTCCGTATGATCAGCCGTTGCTGGTAGGAGGATTTGGGCTCAATGGGCCAAGATATGGCAATTTTACTGTGCAAAATTCTGATCTCATTTTATCTATTGGGTCACGATTGGACACTCATGCAACAGGAAGCCCTATTTCAACCTTCGCAAGAAAAGCTAAAAAAATTATTGTAGATATAGACCCCGCTGAACTCATAAAATTTTCAAAACATGGAATGAAAGTTGATATTGAAATTAACGCTGATGCTAAAGACTTTCTGGCGGCTATGCTAAGAAAACAAAAAAGCATTAAAACCAAAGATTTATCCGAGTGGCTGAAGAAGATAAAAGAATGGAGGCATGCATATAAGGCTTGTCCACCTGATTATTACAAACAAAAAGAAATGGTAAATCCATATGTATTTCTGGATATTCTTTCAAAGGAATCTTCAAACGGCGATATAATTATAGCTGACACGGGCAATAACGTTGCTCAGGTGTTTCAAGGGTATAAGGTAAAAAACAATCAGATGATATTCAGTGCTTTTAATAATACTCCGATGGGCTATTCTTTACCGGCAAGTATAGGGGCTTATTTCGCTAACAAGAAGAAAAATAACATAATTTGTATAACAGGAGACGGCGGGATACAAATGAACATTCAGGAACTGGCAACTATAGCAAAACATAACATACCTATAAAAATATTCGTATTTAACAATCAGGGATACGGAATGATAAAACAAACACAGCAAGACTGGCTTGAAGCGCGTTACGAAGCATCATGTGTCACAAAAGGAGTAGCAATCCCTAACTTTATTGATATAGCCAAAGCTTACGGGCTACGGACAGTTTTGATAAATAATCACATGCAGATGAGAAAAAAAGTTAAGGAAGCCCTAAATTTTAAAACAGCAGTACTTTGCGACCTAAGGCTTAAACCAGACCAAAAGAATATACCTATGCTTAAATTCGGCCGACCTATAGAAGATCAAAGCCCGCTTTTATGTAGGGAGGAATTTATGAAAAATATGATTATTAAACCGTTAGATGCATCTTTGGAATGA